A window from Enterocloster bolteae encodes these proteins:
- a CDS encoding CD1871A family CXXC motif-containing protein, which yields MMDWCRQNKVAVILLVLGIVFLCTGAAQGGYQDAFRKAVRVCLECIGIG from the coding sequence ATGATGGATTGGTGCAGACAGAATAAGGTGGCGGTTATCCTTCTTGTTCTTGGCATAGTATTCCTGTGCACCGGAGCCGCCCAGGGAGGTTACCAGGATGCCTTCCGCAAGGCAGTGAGGGTGTGCCTGGAATGCATCGGAATCGGATAA
- a CDS encoding 4Fe-4S binding protein, translating into MKRRLIQLCAALLYNLNLKGFAEASIYKGRSKGLCVPGLNCYSCPGAVGSCPLGTLQNALSAMDRKLPFYILGVLLLFGVTMGRTICGFLCPFGLVQELLYRIPVPKIKKNRVTQELSKVKYVILAVFVIILPVVFKAASGLPVPAFCKYICPAGTLEGGIPLVLLDDSLSGLAGALFHWKVLVLAVILVSACFLYRSFCRILCPLGAIYSLFAPVALLGVRIDRDTCVDCGRCVRTCKMDVRQVGDRECIQCGECMKECNVDAIYWKKPWDVKSKK; encoded by the coding sequence ATGAAACGGCGTTTGATACAGCTTTGTGCGGCATTATTATATAATCTGAACCTGAAGGGATTTGCGGAGGCGTCCATCTATAAGGGAAGGTCAAAAGGACTGTGTGTTCCCGGACTGAACTGCTATTCATGCCCGGGAGCCGTCGGATCCTGTCCTTTAGGTACCCTGCAGAATGCCCTGTCCGCCATGGACAGGAAGCTTCCCTTCTATATATTGGGAGTTCTCCTGCTCTTTGGGGTTACCATGGGAAGGACCATATGCGGTTTCCTCTGTCCCTTTGGCCTGGTGCAGGAGCTTCTCTACAGGATACCTGTTCCCAAGATAAAAAAGAACCGTGTCACACAGGAGCTGTCCAAGGTGAAATATGTGATCCTGGCAGTGTTTGTCATTATACTGCCGGTGGTATTTAAGGCAGCCTCCGGCCTTCCTGTTCCTGCCTTTTGTAAGTACATATGTCCCGCGGGGACACTGGAGGGAGGAATTCCCCTGGTGCTTCTGGACGATTCCCTGAGCGGTCTGGCAGGGGCCCTCTTTCACTGGAAGGTTCTTGTGCTGGCAGTCATACTGGTAAGCGCCTGTTTTCTGTACAGAAGCTTTTGCCGCATCCTCTGTCCTCTGGGGGCCATCTATTCCCTGTTTGCCCCTGTGGCTTTGCTGGGGGTGAGGATTGACAGGGATACCTGCGTTGACTGCGGGCGCTGTGTGCGCACCTGTAAAATGGATGTCAGACAGGTGGGAGACAGGGAATGCATACAGTGCGGCGAATGTATGAAAGAATGTAATGTGGATGCCATTTATTGGAAGAAACCTTGGGATGTGAAGAGTAAGAAATAA